In the genome of Geotrypetes seraphini chromosome 16, aGeoSer1.1, whole genome shotgun sequence, one region contains:
- the LOC117349931 gene encoding transcription factor HES-7.1-like, with translation MRISQEQCGWKEEKKLLKPLMEKRRRDRINLCLERLRTLLTETTQDERLKNPKAEKAEILKKTVQFLKLQRLSDEKRAEDRKVRGYQHGYQECLLQAAQFLESSPGLCTRKRSYLLDRVCHFLGEAPSHFQEPPRPELARPESWSAASSPPQDYRKAGRLQCPGDSFLHRDPPHLPAPSGSGSFPPTVQRLQAAPGPEQRICQRALPQRLYPVREDSATPCQALRVWRPWP, from the exons ATGAGGATCAGTCAGGAGCAatgtggctggaaggaggagaAAAAG CTGCTAAAGCCCCTAATGGAGAAGAGGCGGAGAGACCGTATTAACCTGTGCTTGGAGCGCctaaggactctcctgacagAGACTACCCAGGATGAG AGGCTGAAAAATCCCAAAGCAGAGAAAGCCGAGATTTTGAAAAAGACGGTTCAATTTCTGAAGTTGCAGCGTTTGTCAG ATGAGAAGAGAGCAGAAGATCGCAAAGTACGAGGCTACCAACATGGCTACCAAGAGTGTCTGCTGCAGGCTGCCCAGTTCCTGGAGTCCAGTCCTGGCCTGTGTACAAGAAAGAGATCCTACCTCTTGGACAGGGTATGCCATTTCCTGGGGGAGGCGCCCTCCCACTTCCAAGAGCCCCCCAGGCCAGAGCTAGCAAGGCCGGAGTCATGGTCAGCTGCTTCCAGCCCCCCACAGGACTACCGAAAGGCAGGTAGACTGCAGTGCCCTGGCGACAGCTTTCTACACAGAGACCCTCCCCATCTTCCTGCCCCCTCCGGATCTGGCAGTTTTCCCCCAACAGTGCAAAGACTGCAAGCTGCCCCTGGCCCGGAGCAAAGAATCTGTCAGCGGGCACTACCACAGAGACTATACCCAGTACGGGAGGACTCTGCCACCCCATGCCAGGCACTCCGGGTCTGGAGACCATGGCCTTAA